A genome region from Penicillium psychrofluorescens genome assembly, chromosome: 3 includes the following:
- a CDS encoding uncharacterized protein (ID:PFLUO_005071-T1.cds;~source:funannotate), giving the protein MFSGSSSPPKDKLETLPDTSIGTGSPTLEKDETNAIRDKRFSPPGSGFFNRRASEDQGPAGEKKRRSSTVTKAASFFSSAKNSLSGNGTRDPQIPVQQVTQSPLHKLGKMDPALSVPQGSFNNSAGESLPGPRSSFRVGVTEDKNRKCRRTMEDTHAYLYNFLGTPSPTVPPDINGAESPGAAEGSQASDESSNVVETDNGYFAIFDGHAGTFAAEWCGKKLHLVLEEIMRKSPSTPVPELLDQTFTSVDQQLERLPVKNSGCTAVIALLRWEDRVPSSQSATGSSALAPATAAATKSDTNLDTETPTQEAQSGASAVIPKLQEKAARQRVLYTANVGDARIILCRNGKALRLSYDHKGSDENEGKRIANAGGLILNNRVNGVLAVTRALGDAYLKELVTGHPYTTETVIQPDADEFIILACDGLWDVCSDQEAVDLVRNIPDAQHASKVLVEHALARFSTDNLSCMVIRLDTNRVKDVVNNTAEPIGVDGDPSTNVPHGVSEADKILEGARKSMETAGLADDAEWAEKTNEDILQRMANANANQEPGPEMATEPPSVAILNPNSVPEETN; this is encoded by the exons ATGTTCAGTGGCTCCTCGAGCCCACCCAAAGACAAGCTTGAGACACTCCCGGATACCAGCATTGGAACTGGCTCCCCGACCCTCGAAAAGGACGAGACCAACGCAATTCGCGACAAGAGGTTTTCTCCCCCCGGTTCCGGTTTCTTCAATCGCCGAGCCAGTGAAGACCAGGGTCCCGCCGGtgagaagaagcgccggAGTAGTACCGTCACCAAAgcggccagcttcttcagcagcgcCAAAAACTCTCTGAGCGGGAACGGTACACGCGACCCCCAAATCCCGGTCCAGCAGGTCACGCAGAGCCCACTGCACAAGCTGGGGAAGATGGACCCGGCCCTGAGTGTCCCTCAAGGGTCGTTCAATAACTCGGCCGGAGAATCACTGCCCGGCCCCAGATCATCGTTCCGTGTCGGTGTCACGGAAGACAAAAATCGAAAATGTCGTCGGACAATGGAAGATACCCATGCCTACCTTTACAACTTTCTCGGGACCCCGTCCCCGACCGTACCGCCCGACATAAATGGCGCCGAGTCGCCCGGGGCTGCGGAGGGATCGCAGGCGTCCGATGAATCATCCAACGTCGTCGAGACGGACAATGGTTACTTTGCGATATTTGATGGGCATGCCGGTACCTTTGCCGCAGAGTGGTGTGGCAAGAAACTACACTTggttctggaggagatcatgCGGAAGAGTCCCAGCACGCCCGTGCCGGAACTGCTCGATCAAACTTTCACCAGTGTGGACCAACAGTTGGAAAGGCTGCCGGTGAAGAACAGTGGATGTACTGCGGTCATTGCACTGCTTCGCTGGGAGGATCGGGTGCCCAGCTCCCAGTCGGCCACCGGATCCTCCGCTCTCGCCCCGGCGACTGCCGCAGCTACAAAAAGCGACACCAACTTGGACACTGAGACTCCGACCCAAGAAGCACAATCGGGAGCCTCGGCTGTAATACCGAAACTCCAAGAAAAAGCTGCTCGGCAGCGCGTCCTGTATACGGCCAACGTGGGCGATGCTCGCATCATCTTGTGCCGCAATGGGAAAGCGCTTCGCTTGTCTTATGACCACAAGGGTAGCGATGAGAACGAAGGGAAAAGGATCGCCAACGCTGGCGGGCTGATCCTCAACAACCGCGTCAACGGGGTGCTGGCTGTCACTCGCGCCCTTGGCGATGCGTATCTCAAGGAGCTCGTGACCGGTCACCCTTACACTACGGAAACTGTGATCCAACCCGACGCTGATGAGTTTATAATTTTGGCTTGCGATGGA CTATGGGATGTCTGCAGCGACCAAGAAGCCGTCGATTTAGTTCGAAACATTCCCGATGCTCAACATGCCTCCAAGGTTCTTGTCGAACACGCGCTCGCACGGTTTAGTACCGACAATCTGTCTTGCATGGTTATTCGCCTTGACACCAACCGCGTCAAGGATGTTGTCAATAACACCGCCGAACCCATCGGAGTGGACGGGGATCCATCAACGAATGTCCCCCACGGCGTGAGcgaggccgacaagatcTTGGAGGGGGCTCGGAAGAGCATGGAAACCGCAGGGCTGGCTGACGACGCCGAATGGGCAGAGAAGACCAACGAGGATATTCTCCAGCGCATGgccaacgccaacgccaaccAAGAACCCGGGCCCGAAATGGCTACAGAACCACCTTCTGTGGCCATCTTGAACCCTAACAGTGTGCCTGAAGAGACAAATTGA